A genomic segment from Bradyrhizobium sp. CB1015 encodes:
- a CDS encoding ABC transporter ATP-binding protein: MLEIRDMVCGYGGVTALRGISLDVKAGQLVALIGANGAGKSTTLRAISGLVPPRSGQMKFEGIDITGARPPRVLASGIAHCPEGRRVFPHMSVEENLDMGAYLRRGSGEIAADRDRIYTEFPRLAERRRQAAGTLSGGEQQMLAIGRALMSRPRLIMFDEPSLGLAPNIVERTFAIIRGIRDAGTTVLLVEQNAFAALEMCDHAYLLENGRIVLSGAGTELIANEHVRKAYLGG; encoded by the coding sequence GTGCTTGAGATCCGCGATATGGTCTGCGGCTACGGTGGCGTCACCGCGCTGCGCGGCATCTCGCTCGACGTGAAGGCAGGGCAACTGGTCGCCCTGATCGGCGCCAACGGCGCCGGCAAGAGCACGACGCTGCGCGCGATTTCCGGCCTGGTGCCGCCGCGCTCGGGCCAGATGAAGTTCGAGGGCATCGACATCACCGGCGCGAGGCCGCCGCGCGTGTTGGCGAGCGGGATCGCGCATTGCCCGGAAGGGCGGCGCGTCTTTCCGCATATGAGCGTCGAGGAAAATCTCGACATGGGGGCATACCTTCGTCGTGGTTCGGGTGAGATCGCGGCCGACCGCGACCGCATCTACACGGAATTTCCGCGGCTCGCCGAGCGGCGTCGGCAGGCGGCGGGCACGTTGTCGGGCGGCGAGCAGCAGATGCTCGCGATCGGCCGCGCGCTGATGTCGCGGCCGCGGCTGATCATGTTCGACGAGCCCTCGCTTGGGCTTGCCCCCAACATCGTCGAGCGCACCTTTGCGATCATCCGCGGCATTCGCGATGCCGGCACCACGGTGCTGCTGGTAGAGCAGAACGCCTTCGCTGCGCTCGAGATGTGCGACCATGCCTATCTGCTCGAGAACGGCCGCATCGTGCTGTCGGGCGCCGGGACCGAGCTGATCGCGAACGAGCATGTGCGCAAGGCCTATCTCGGTGGGTGA
- a CDS encoding hydroxyisourate hydrolase — protein MAGGISIHAVDVASGRPAQGLRVEIWRIDPESQRIADGRLGANGVLDHAVAQGAGVTAGEYEVLFHLGEFFGERDGFLSVTPFRFRIKNVDEHFHLPLKFTRWGYSLFRGA, from the coding sequence GTGGCAGGCGGTATTTCCATTCACGCGGTCGATGTCGCGAGCGGGCGCCCGGCGCAGGGGCTGCGCGTCGAGATCTGGCGGATCGATCCGGAGTCCCAGCGCATCGCCGACGGGCGGCTCGGCGCCAACGGCGTGCTCGATCATGCCGTTGCGCAAGGCGCAGGCGTCACGGCAGGCGAGTACGAGGTGCTGTTTCATCTCGGCGAGTTCTTTGGCGAGCGCGACGGCTTCCTCAGCGTGACGCCGTTCCGCTTTCGCATCAAGAACGTTGACGAGCATTTTCATCTGCCGCTGAAATTCACGCGCTGGGGCTATTCGCTGTTCCGCGGCGCCTGA
- a CDS encoding ABC transporter permease: MSGRKRTLEAISFELVMTVIAVIALVVIIAPSLVVLIVSFTSGFSLRFPPPGYSLRWYVELWNAWQLHFAAKNSLIVALWATGLSVALGVAAALAISRSRALSARLLDSLFMSPLVLPALAFGLAALMLFSLVGLPVSPLTLVIGHTVVCVPYVVRNTVAALAQLEPTLLESSAVLGASRLYTFRRIVLPLIRPGIIAGAFIAFMSSFDNVPVSLFLRDAATDMLPIRMWQDLEGKLDVTIAALSGVLIIATVALVAVMERVTGLSRRLTN, encoded by the coding sequence ATGAGCGGCCGCAAGCGCACGCTCGAGGCGATCAGCTTCGAGCTCGTGATGACCGTAATCGCGGTGATCGCGCTTGTTGTCATCATTGCCCCCTCGCTCGTGGTGCTGATCGTCTCCTTCACCAGCGGCTTCTCGCTGCGCTTCCCGCCGCCCGGCTATTCGCTGCGCTGGTACGTCGAGCTGTGGAATGCCTGGCAGCTGCATTTCGCCGCCAAGAACAGCCTGATCGTGGCGCTGTGGGCGACCGGCCTGTCCGTCGCCCTCGGCGTCGCTGCCGCGCTCGCGATCTCGCGGTCGCGGGCGCTGTCGGCACGTCTGCTCGATTCCCTGTTCATGTCGCCGCTGGTGCTCCCGGCGCTGGCCTTCGGCCTCGCCGCCCTGATGCTGTTCTCGCTGGTCGGCCTGCCGGTGTCGCCGCTGACGCTGGTGATCGGCCACACCGTGGTCTGCGTGCCCTATGTCGTGCGCAACACGGTCGCAGCGCTGGCCCAGCTCGAGCCGACCCTGCTCGAAAGCTCGGCCGTGCTCGGCGCGAGCCGCCTCTACACGTTTCGCCGCATCGTGCTGCCGCTGATCCGGCCGGGCATCATTGCGGGCGCTTTCATCGCCTTCATGTCGTCCTTCGACAACGTGCCGGTGTCGCTGTTCCTGCGCGATGCCGCCACCGACATGCTGCCGATCCGGATGTGGCAGGATCTGGAAGGCAAGCTGGATGTCACCATCGCCGCGCTGTCTGGCGTGCTGATCATCGCCACCGTCGCGCTGGTCGCGGTGATGGAGCGCGTCACCGGCCTGTCGCGGCGGCTGACCAACTGA
- a CDS encoding branched-chain amino acid ABC transporter permease: MRTIVTILAVAALASVPLWLRDPYLLNALITTGIFVIGAMSLNLLLGFTGQLSLGHIAFFGIGAYVSALTSLGFDIGLPGGFRLVHAPWPPIIGFVLAILVAGLCGYFVGLLSFRVRGAYFVIVTISFAEVVRLVALNWVELTQGPLALTNIPSIALPLPGFGELTLRTKFHNYYLVLVVALTAYLLIARLVHSHFGRAMRGLMENETLAVSVGIDVTRTLTIAAVISAAIAGGAGSLYAHYIRIIDPEVFAFINTVTMVIMVITGGKGSLAGPVLGGLIFGLLPVALRPVMAPEAQWIAYGGVLIAILFVMPRGIVPSLALRLAKRRRPAGPAPVTLTETAAKEPA; this comes from the coding sequence ATGAGGACAATCGTCACCATTCTCGCCGTCGCGGCGCTTGCCTCGGTGCCGCTCTGGCTGCGCGATCCCTATCTGCTCAACGCGCTGATTACGACCGGCATCTTCGTCATCGGGGCGATGAGCCTCAATCTGCTGCTCGGCTTCACCGGCCAGCTCAGCCTCGGCCATATCGCCTTTTTCGGCATCGGCGCCTATGTCAGTGCACTGACATCGCTCGGCTTCGACATCGGCCTGCCCGGGGGTTTTCGTCTTGTCCATGCACCCTGGCCGCCGATCATAGGCTTCGTGCTGGCGATCCTGGTCGCGGGATTGTGCGGCTATTTCGTCGGTCTGCTGTCGTTCCGCGTCCGCGGCGCCTATTTCGTCATTGTGACGATCTCCTTTGCCGAGGTGGTCCGGCTGGTCGCGCTGAACTGGGTCGAGCTGACGCAGGGCCCGCTGGCGCTGACCAACATTCCCTCCATCGCGTTGCCCTTGCCCGGTTTTGGCGAGCTGACGCTGCGCACGAAATTCCACAATTACTATCTCGTCCTGGTCGTCGCGCTCACCGCCTATCTCCTGATCGCGCGCCTCGTTCATTCCCATTTCGGCCGCGCCATGCGTGGCCTGATGGAGAACGAAACGCTCGCGGTCTCCGTCGGCATCGACGTGACCAGGACGCTGACGATTGCCGCGGTGATCTCCGCCGCGATCGCGGGTGGGGCCGGCAGCCTCTATGCGCACTACATCCGGATCATCGATCCCGAAGTCTTCGCCTTCATCAACACCGTCACCATGGTGATCATGGTCATCACCGGCGGCAAGGGTTCGCTGGCGGGGCCCGTCCTCGGCGGCCTGATCTTCGGCCTGCTGCCGGTGGCGCTGCGGCCGGTGATGGCGCCGGAGGCGCAGTGGATCGCCTATGGCGGCGTGCTGATCGCGATCCTGTTCGTGATGCCGCGCGGTATCGTGCCCTCGCTCGCATTGCGCTTGGCGAAGCGGCGGCGGCCGGCGGGGCCCGCGCCCGTGACCCTCACGGAGACCGCTGCCAAGGAGCCGGCGTGA
- a CDS encoding branched-chain amino acid ABC transporter permease, whose protein sequence is MSEFLQHLINMLVLGGTYALLGIGLTLIFGIMNVVNFTHGVLYTFGAYVMFIVVQQLGLNFFLALPVAVLAGWLLGAAIELTLLRPLRGSDIDTTMLVMIGAWIAMQSGTLWIWGGVAKSVATPFPEAPLVLGPVSVSWLRLFVLAAAAMLILVTYLLINKTSLGRAMRATFQDHDTASLMGVNVDMIYTSTFAIGSSLAAAAGALLGPVYVIFPQMGDLAAVKAFAIVILGGLGNITGAVIGGFILALAEELGAGYVSSGYRDAMGFLIIIAVLIFRPTGLFARAERVG, encoded by the coding sequence TTGAGCGAATTCCTCCAGCATCTGATCAACATGCTCGTGCTCGGCGGCACCTATGCGCTGCTGGGCATCGGGCTGACCTTGATCTTCGGCATCATGAACGTCGTGAACTTCACGCATGGCGTGCTCTACACGTTCGGCGCCTACGTCATGTTCATCGTGGTGCAGCAGCTCGGGCTGAATTTCTTTCTCGCGCTGCCCGTGGCCGTGCTGGCCGGATGGCTGCTGGGTGCGGCCATCGAATTGACCTTGCTGCGTCCGCTGCGCGGCTCCGACATCGACACCACCATGCTGGTGATGATCGGCGCCTGGATCGCAATGCAGTCGGGCACGCTGTGGATCTGGGGCGGCGTCGCCAAATCGGTGGCGACGCCATTCCCGGAAGCGCCGCTGGTGCTCGGGCCGGTCTCCGTTTCATGGCTGCGCCTGTTCGTCCTGGCCGCCGCGGCCATGTTGATCCTGGTGACGTATCTGCTCATCAACAAGACCAGCCTCGGCCGCGCGATGCGGGCGACCTTCCAGGATCACGACACGGCGTCCCTGATGGGCGTCAATGTCGACATGATCTACACCTCGACCTTCGCGATCGGCTCCAGCCTCGCCGCCGCCGCGGGCGCTCTGCTCGGGCCGGTCTACGTGATCTTCCCGCAGATGGGCGATCTCGCCGCCGTCAAGGCCTTCGCCATCGTCATCCTCGGCGGCCTCGGCAACATCACGGGCGCGGTGATCGGCGGCTTCATCCTGGCGCTGGCAGAGGAGCTCGGCGCCGGCTACGTCTCGTCAGGCTACCGCGACGCCATGGGCTTTCTCATCATCATCGCCGTGCTGATCTTCCGGCCGACGGGCCTGTTCGCGCGTGCGGAGCGCGTCGGATGA
- a CDS encoding ABC transporter permease, which produces MGAAPAARDVTSYGMGLAAPLALFFLVFFVAPLLQLFWLSLHNDTAGLHWGLGQYLHFLTDPFSLGVLGSTLLLGAEVTAVCLVLGFPIAWLYQRVGPKLQTVIILIVLLPLLTSVVVRTFAWIVILGRQGIINATLQSLGLIDTPLKLLYTQFGVVIALAQVQMPLMTLPLITALGRIDPNLDDASCSLGAGSWRTFFRVVLPLSLPGVIAGCTLTYAAAITAFITQSLVGGGQMLFMPMYLYQQASTLQNWPFAAAISIIFLLAVLAVVSLFTTLGRMSRGYGGA; this is translated from the coding sequence ATGGGCGCAGCGCCGGCAGCACGGGACGTGACGTCCTACGGAATGGGATTGGCAGCGCCGCTGGCGCTGTTCTTCCTGGTCTTCTTCGTCGCGCCGCTGCTGCAATTGTTCTGGCTCTCGCTGCACAACGACACGGCCGGGCTCCATTGGGGGCTCGGCCAATACCTGCACTTCCTCACCGATCCCTTCAGCCTCGGCGTGCTCGGCTCGACGCTGCTGCTGGGCGCCGAGGTGACGGCCGTCTGCCTCGTGCTCGGCTTTCCCATCGCCTGGCTGTATCAGCGGGTCGGGCCAAAGCTTCAGACCGTCATCATCCTGATCGTGCTGCTGCCGCTTCTGACCAGCGTCGTGGTCCGCACCTTCGCCTGGATCGTCATCCTCGGGCGCCAGGGCATCATCAACGCGACGCTGCAATCGCTCGGCCTGATCGATACTCCGCTGAAACTGCTCTACACACAGTTCGGCGTGGTGATCGCGCTGGCACAGGTGCAGATGCCCTTGATGACGCTGCCGCTGATCACCGCGCTCGGCCGCATCGATCCCAATCTCGACGATGCCTCCTGCTCGCTCGGCGCCGGAAGCTGGCGCACCTTCTTCCGGGTCGTGCTGCCACTGTCGCTGCCCGGCGTCATCGCCGGCTGCACGCTGACCTATGCCGCGGCGATCACCGCCTTCATCACCCAGTCGCTGGTCGGCGGCGGGCAGATGCTGTTCATGCCGATGTATCTCTATCAGCAGGCCTCGACGCTGCAGAACTGGCCGTTTGCAGCCGCGATCTCGATCATCTTCCTGCTCGCCGTGCTCGCGGTCGTCTCGCTCTTCACCACGCTGGGCCGCATGTCGCGCGGCTATGGAGGCGCATGA
- a CDS encoding Rieske (2Fe-2S) protein, which translates to MGDDAGWIAVCDLDRLKAKAIVRVAGRDLLVIWNGGNVVACERACPHEQADLALGQVTAGRLNCPRHAASFDLRDGAISAGWPSRPLRLYPVRIIGERIWIEVQERQPGR; encoded by the coding sequence GTGGGTGACGACGCCGGGTGGATTGCCGTCTGCGATCTCGACCGGCTGAAGGCGAAGGCGATCGTCCGCGTCGCCGGGCGCGACCTGCTCGTGATCTGGAACGGGGGCAACGTCGTCGCCTGCGAACGTGCATGCCCGCACGAACAGGCGGATCTGGCCTTGGGGCAGGTGACGGCCGGGCGCCTGAATTGTCCCCGCCATGCGGCATCATTCGATTTGCGCGACGGCGCGATCAGTGCGGGATGGCCGAGCCGTCCGCTGCGGCTTTATCCGGTGCGGATCATAGGCGAGCGAATCTGGATTGAGGTGCAGGAGCGGCAGCCTGGGCGATGA
- a CDS encoding ABC transporter ATP-binding protein, whose translation MTARSIAMTIDQVAVRFGGLVAISDMSFEVGEGEIVSLIGPNGAGKTTAFNVMTGFLTPSAGRVTYRNTALAGLKPHEIADLGLIRTFQRTSVFPNDTVYDNLLIGLHRQGRVRLLDAILGLPGARASERRLRQRAGELLEWVGLERRAHDAAGSLSYGEQRLVGVALALAAEPSMLLLDEPVSGMNASETHRFVELIRGIRDRGITILLVEHDMPMVMTVSDRIVVLNYGRIIAEGTPEVIRNDPAVIEAYLGHGAGRA comes from the coding sequence ATGACGGCGCGCAGCATTGCCATGACCATCGATCAGGTCGCGGTCCGCTTCGGCGGCCTTGTTGCGATCTCCGACATGAGCTTTGAGGTCGGCGAGGGCGAGATCGTCAGCCTGATCGGGCCGAACGGTGCCGGCAAGACCACCGCCTTCAACGTCATGACCGGCTTCCTGACGCCGAGCGCCGGCCGCGTCACCTATCGCAACACTGCGCTCGCCGGTCTGAAGCCGCACGAGATCGCCGATCTCGGCCTGATCCGCACCTTCCAGCGCACCAGCGTATTCCCGAACGACACCGTCTATGACAACCTCCTGATCGGCCTGCACCGGCAGGGTCGGGTCCGGCTGCTCGACGCCATCCTCGGCCTGCCAGGCGCCCGCGCCTCGGAGCGCCGCTTACGGCAGCGGGCAGGCGAGCTGCTCGAATGGGTCGGGCTCGAACGCCGCGCCCACGATGCGGCGGGCTCGCTTTCCTACGGCGAGCAGCGTCTCGTCGGTGTCGCGCTGGCGCTCGCTGCGGAGCCGTCGATGCTGCTGCTCGACGAGCCGGTCTCCGGCATGAACGCCTCGGAGACCCATCGCTTCGTCGAATTGATCCGTGGCATCCGCGACCGCGGCATCACAATTTTGCTGGTCGAGCACGACATGCCGATGGTGATGACGGTCTCGGATCGCATCGTGGTGCTCAACTATGGCCGCATCATCGCCGAAGGGACGCCGGAGGTGATCCGCAATGATCCCGCGGTGATCGAAGCCTATCTTGGACATGGAGCAGGACGTGCTTGA
- a CDS encoding ABC transporter substrate-binding protein, whose product MTRTLGLVPAIALATALFGGAAGAQTIKIGVNEPLTGAFAASGTYVVNGAKIAADEINAKGGVLGKKIELVIEDNKSNPTEAAAVAEKLITSDKVPVLMGAWGSSLTLAVMPKLMEYETPMVVETSSSGKITTTGNPFIFRISPPSAVEAAAFKGIVDKLALKKVDFLVINNDWGRGTAEDFSKMMKDKGISIGLVETMDQGAQDMSAQLSKIKSSDSETVIVTTAVDQLTLIFKQAAALGLKKRIITTGGSQNPDQIIAQAGAAANGTMHLTTFLPWFPDKTPNPEATNYFIAEWKKRGFEFAGCTESFRGYDGIRTVAAAIEKAGKAEPAAIKAALWNINIKGLNGDIVFRKSGPEGKESGQSQPNVYLIEINDGKVEMKTL is encoded by the coding sequence ATGACACGAACACTCGGACTGGTTCCGGCCATCGCGCTGGCGACGGCCTTGTTTGGCGGCGCAGCGGGGGCGCAGACCATCAAGATCGGCGTCAACGAGCCGCTCACCGGCGCTTTCGCGGCGTCCGGCACCTACGTCGTCAACGGTGCCAAGATCGCCGCCGACGAGATCAACGCCAAGGGCGGCGTGCTCGGCAAGAAGATCGAGCTCGTGATCGAGGACAACAAGAGCAACCCGACGGAGGCCGCCGCCGTCGCCGAGAAGCTCATCACCAGCGACAAGGTGCCGGTCCTGATGGGTGCCTGGGGCTCGAGCCTGACGCTCGCGGTGATGCCCAAGCTGATGGAATACGAGACGCCGATGGTGGTGGAGACCTCGTCCTCCGGCAAGATCACGACGACGGGCAATCCCTTCATCTTCCGCATCTCGCCGCCCTCGGCGGTCGAGGCGGCCGCGTTCAAGGGCATCGTCGACAAGCTCGCGCTCAAGAAGGTCGACTTCCTCGTCATCAACAACGACTGGGGCCGCGGCACCGCCGAGGACTTCAGCAAGATGATGAAGGACAAGGGCATCAGCATCGGTCTGGTCGAGACCATGGATCAGGGCGCGCAGGACATGAGCGCGCAGCTCTCCAAGATCAAGAGCTCGGATTCCGAGACGGTGATCGTCACCACCGCCGTCGATCAGCTGACCCTGATCTTCAAGCAGGCCGCGGCATTGGGCCTGAAGAAGCGCATCATCACCACCGGCGGCTCGCAGAACCCGGACCAGATCATCGCGCAAGCCGGCGCTGCCGCCAACGGCACCATGCATCTGACCACCTTCCTGCCCTGGTTCCCGGACAAGACGCCGAATCCGGAAGCCACCAACTATTTCATCGCGGAATGGAAGAAGCGCGGCTTCGAGTTCGCGGGCTGCACCGAGAGTTTTCGCGGCTATGACGGCATCCGCACCGTGGCCGCCGCGATCGAGAAGGCCGGCAAGGCCGAGCCCGCCGCGATCAAGGCGGCGCTCTGGAACATCAACATCAAGGGGCTGAACGGCGACATCGTGTTCCGCAAGTCGGGCCCCGAGGGCAAGGAGAGCGGTCAGAGCCAGCCGAACGTCTATCTCATCGAGATCAACGACGGCAAGGTCGAGATGAAGACGCTTTAA
- a CDS encoding alpha/beta hydrolase: MVENAHSTIRPLDPRDRWSELSRAERSAAYDNNAAVKNSPALIAERNEASSRLRGALTSHLDLPYGERANNKIDLYLAAQPDAPCLVFLHGGYWQRNSRELFAMLVEGVAAHGWSVAIPGYSLAPEVSLTDIVAEIPRALDWLAAHGASYGVAGPVVLSGWSAGAHLAAMALDHPRVHAGLALSGVYDLAPIRDTGLNEALKLTDEEIATLSPLRLPVTRKRLDIAYGSSELPALVCDSINLFDRRVAAGAPGRLIAVEGADHFTILEALRRPDGVLVEAARRLLD; encoded by the coding sequence ATGGTTGAGAACGCGCATTCGACAATTCGGCCGCTCGACCCCCGCGACCGGTGGTCCGAGCTCTCCCGGGCGGAGCGTAGCGCGGCCTATGACAACAATGCGGCGGTCAAGAACAGCCCGGCGCTGATCGCCGAGCGCAACGAAGCCTCAAGCCGGCTGCGGGGCGCGCTGACGTCCCACCTTGACCTGCCCTATGGCGAGCGGGCGAACAACAAGATCGACCTCTATCTGGCCGCGCAGCCTGATGCGCCCTGCCTGGTGTTCCTGCATGGCGGCTACTGGCAGCGCAATTCGCGCGAGCTGTTCGCCATGCTGGTCGAAGGCGTCGCCGCGCATGGCTGGTCGGTTGCGATACCCGGCTATTCGCTGGCGCCCGAGGTGTCCCTCACCGACATCGTCGCCGAGATCCCGCGCGCACTCGACTGGCTCGCGGCGCATGGCGCGTCCTATGGCGTTGCCGGGCCGGTCGTGCTGTCGGGCTGGTCCGCCGGCGCCCATCTTGCTGCGATGGCGCTGGATCACCCGCGTGTCCATGCGGGGCTGGCGCTCTCGGGCGTCTACGATCTCGCGCCGATCCGCGATACGGGGCTGAACGAGGCGCTGAAGCTGACGGACGAGGAGATCGCCACGCTGTCGCCGCTGCGCCTGCCCGTCACCCGGAAACGCCTCGACATCGCCTATGGCAGCAGCGAGCTGCCGGCGCTCGTCTGCGATTCGATCAATCTCTTCGACAGGCGCGTGGCGGCGGGAGCGCCGGGCAGGCTCATCGCGGTCGAAGGCGCCGACCATTTCACCATTCTGGAGGCTCTGCGTCGGCCGGACGGAGTCCTAGTGGAGGCCGCGCGGCGGCTATTGGACTGA
- a CDS encoding MFS transporter, giving the protein MVDGNTAARPASALLPALGAMTALQALVALALFAPGVVAPRAHIEVWQLSLFSCAVFAVGIPASFWGGGFIARVGSLRIASLCAAAIVVGMALASLGTSAALLAAGLCIGLAMGPETPASAALLARLVTAERRAFVFSVRQTGNQIGAVCGSLALPAIAIAFGPAWCYAAVAALALLAIALFEWLRPAYAGKVAPPPKLDLRARLALVIADRRIAMLALASMPFSAMQVSLNTVFVTLGTRELGLSHIEAGMALACAQAGGLVGRLGWGYVAMRLDASRAVLVVIGLGMAFCAALLGLNGASLGRSGQFIIATLFGLTASGWNGVFVAEIARLAPQDRIGETTGAVLTASYAGLLAAPALVSILDGVASLGMAFFALACLALGGTLALIWGGHDKADR; this is encoded by the coding sequence ATGGTAGACGGAAACACGGCCGCTCGGCCAGCATCGGCATTGCTGCCGGCGCTGGGTGCCATGACCGCACTGCAGGCCCTGGTCGCGCTGGCCTTGTTCGCGCCCGGCGTGGTCGCCCCGCGCGCCCATATCGAGGTCTGGCAGCTCTCGCTGTTTTCCTGCGCCGTGTTCGCGGTCGGTATCCCCGCCTCGTTCTGGGGCGGCGGCTTCATCGCGCGCGTTGGTTCGCTGCGGATCGCGAGCCTGTGCGCGGCGGCCATCGTCGTCGGCATGGCACTGGCGTCGCTCGGAACGAGCGCCGCCCTGCTGGCCGCAGGCCTCTGCATCGGCCTCGCCATGGGCCCGGAGACGCCGGCGAGCGCGGCGCTGCTGGCGCGGCTCGTCACCGCCGAGCGGCGCGCCTTCGTGTTCTCGGTGCGTCAGACCGGCAACCAGATCGGCGCCGTCTGCGGCTCGCTGGCCCTGCCCGCGATCGCCATCGCGTTCGGACCGGCGTGGTGCTATGCGGCCGTTGCTGCCTTGGCGCTGCTTGCGATCGCGCTGTTCGAATGGTTGCGGCCGGCCTATGCCGGCAAGGTCGCCCCGCCGCCAAAGCTCGATCTCCGCGCGCGGCTGGCGCTGGTGATTGCGGACCGGCGAATCGCGATGCTGGCGCTGGCCTCGATGCCGTTCAGCGCGATGCAGGTGTCGCTCAACACGGTCTTCGTCACGCTCGGCACGCGCGAGCTCGGCCTCAGCCATATCGAGGCCGGCATGGCGCTCGCTTGCGCGCAAGCCGGCGGGCTCGTCGGCCGGCTCGGCTGGGGCTATGTCGCCATGCGCCTGGACGCCTCGCGCGCCGTGCTCGTCGTCATCGGCCTCGGCATGGCCTTCTGCGCCGCGCTGCTGGGCCTGAACGGCGCTTCGCTCGGCCGCAGCGGACAATTCATCATTGCCACCTTGTTCGGACTGACGGCGTCGGGCTGGAACGGCGTCTTCGTCGCCGAGATCGCCCGCCTCGCCCCGCAGGACCGGATCGGCGAAACCACCGGCGCGGTGCTGACCGCGTCCTATGCCGGACTCCTAGCAGCGCCGGCGCTGGTGTCGATCCTCGACGGCGTGGCCAGCCTCGGCATGGCCTTCTTCGCCCTGGCGTGCCTTGCGCTCGGCGGCACATTGGCGTTGATCTGGGGAGGCCATGACAAAGCGGACAGATAG
- a CDS encoding amidase, with translation MTKRTDSAREIAADVSAGRTNAVETAKAALGRIEAARALNAVVTIDPARTLADAAAVDDRLRMGEIMPLGGVPVIVKDNIWVGGWRVTQGSRLFCDFIAPRDAIAIERLRNAGAVVVGIGATSEFACKGVTTSQLYGPTRHPLDSALTPGGSSGGPAAAVAAGLVPLAIGTDAGGSSRRPPAHVGVAGFKPSYGAIPYGPGFAEPFFGLSVIAPIASDATDIALAFEAMVGADPRDPDSAVVAQQANDIGSQRFAFSPRLGLDVAIDDVVANGLACAVDRLSAAGLRIAQRDPVWPAGATEDAIMPLQHAGLAALHGDTFRKDPTVFDPDIAKQIERGLSWSGADVAAALLASAAIANAFAAFFTEVDLLLTPTVPCVAWPLTQLGPDMISGKPASPRAHAVFTPFVNHARLPAISIPCGTDRRGLPFGLQIIAARGQDRSLLAAAQEIEAILRA, from the coding sequence ATGACAAAGCGGACAGATAGCGCGCGCGAGATCGCCGCCGACGTCAGCGCCGGGCGGACGAATGCGGTCGAGACCGCGAAAGCCGCGCTCGGCCGCATCGAGGCCGCCAGGGCCTTGAACGCGGTCGTCACGATCGATCCTGCGCGCACGCTGGCGGATGCTGCGGCGGTCGATGACCGCCTGCGTATGGGCGAGATCATGCCGCTCGGCGGCGTGCCCGTCATCGTCAAGGACAACATCTGGGTCGGCGGCTGGCGCGTGACGCAGGGCTCGCGCCTGTTCTGCGATTTCATCGCGCCGCGCGATGCCATCGCGATCGAGCGGCTGCGCAACGCCGGTGCCGTCGTCGTCGGCATCGGCGCGACCTCCGAATTCGCCTGCAAGGGCGTCACGACCTCGCAGCTATACGGGCCGACGCGACATCCGCTCGATTCCGCGCTGACGCCCGGCGGCTCATCGGGAGGCCCGGCCGCCGCGGTTGCGGCCGGCCTGGTGCCGCTCGCGATCGGCACCGATGCAGGTGGCTCCAGCCGCAGGCCGCCGGCCCATGTCGGCGTCGCCGGCTTCAAGCCGTCCTACGGCGCGATCCCCTACGGGCCGGGTTTCGCTGAACCCTTCTTCGGCCTCTCCGTCATCGCGCCCATCGCATCCGATGCGACCGACATCGCGCTGGCGTTTGAAGCCATGGTCGGCGCCGATCCGCGCGATCCGGATTCTGCCGTCGTTGCGCAGCAGGCCAATGACATCGGCAGTCAGCGCTTCGCGTTCTCGCCGCGCCTTGGTCTCGACGTCGCGATCGACGACGTCGTCGCGAATGGCCTCGCCTGCGCCGTCGACCGGCTTTCCGCCGCAGGTCTGCGCATCGCACAACGCGATCCGGTCTGGCCGGCAGGCGCCACGGAGGACGCCATCATGCCGCTTCAGCATGCGGGCCTCGCGGCGCTCCATGGCGATACCTTTCGCAAGGATCCGACTGTCTTCGATCCTGATATCGCCAAGCAGATCGAACGAGGTCTCTCCTGGTCGGGTGCGGACGTGGCGGCAGCGCTGCTCGCGAGCGCCGCGATCGCCAATGCGTTCGCGGCTTTCTTCACTGAGGTCGACCTGCTGCTGACGCCGACCGTCCCATGCGTCGCCTGGCCGCTGACGCAGCTCGGCCCTGATATGATCAGTGGAAAACCCGCAAGCCCGCGGGCCCACGCGGTGTTCACGCCCTTCGTCAATCATGCCCGCCTGCCGGCGATCTCGATTCCTTGCGGAACGGATCGGCGCGGGCTTCCCTTCGGCCTTCAGATCATCGCGGCGCGCGGGCAAGACCGCTCGCTCCTCGCAGCCGCGCAAGAGATCGAAGCGATCTTGCGAGCGTAG